TTAAGATAATAAGGTCTTGTTTGGTTTTAGTGAGAAGTTGTTTTGTACTTCTCTCTAATTGTCTGTTACAAAGGTAGCAGATTTTATAATACCAGTAAATAGGTTGTTTTTGGGAAATGATATGGGGTAAATGATAGGGGTAATAGGTAAAACCCCTATTCAACAAGCAAAAACCCTCAAAAAACTATACCAGCTTATGTTCGAGGGCAAATCTTACGAGCTGTACGTTGTTTTTGAGATTCAATTTTTTCAGAATATTTGCCCGATGGTTGTCTACAGTTTTGGAGCTAATAAATAGTTTATCGGCTATCTCTTTGTTCGACAATCCTTCTACCAAAAAGTGTAGCACTTCTTTTTCACGGGCAGACAATTGAGGAATAGAGGGTTTATCGCCGTTGACAAAACTGTTGATAATGATTTGAGAAATGTCTTGGCTATAAAAGTTTCCTCCTTGATTGACCCTTTTGATTGCCTCTATTAATTCGTTTTCGAGCACATCCTTATGCAAAAACCCGTCAGCTTTGGCTTCCACTGCTTTCAATACATAAAACTCTTCTTTGTGCGAACTTAGCATAATTACCTTCAGGTCGGGATGCTTGCTTTTGGCTTTTTTAGTAAACTCTATACCATCCATTTCGGGCAGACTAATGTCGCATAATACCAAATCTGGTTTTACATGGTCTAATTGCTCCAGTGCTTCGGCCGCACTGCTAAAGTCTGATAAAATTTTAATCTCATCAAATCTGGATAAAATCTTTTTCAACCCAAGTCTTACAAGGGCGTGATCGTCAATAAGGTATAGTGTTATCATAATTCGTAAGTTGTGTTTTTTGATAAAAGTATAACAGGCTTCATAATTAGGGGGTTAGATATTGAACTTATTTTGTATCATTTTCTTGATTTTTA
The Microscilla marina ATCC 23134 genome window above contains:
- a CDS encoding response regulator transcription factor translates to MITLYLIDDHALVRLGLKKILSRFDEIKILSDFSSAAEALEQLDHVKPDLVLCDISLPEMDGIEFTKKAKSKHPDLKVIMLSSHKEEFYVLKAVEAKADGFLHKDVLENELIEAIKRVNQGGNFYSQDISQIIINSFVNGDKPSIPQLSAREKEVLHFLVEGLSNKEIADKLFISSKTVDNHRANILKKLNLKNNVQLVRFALEHKLV